The Borreliella mayonii genome has a segment encoding these proteins:
- the motB gene encoding flagellar motor protein MotB, giving the protein MALRIKKPSKCDEGSPDYMLTYGDMVTLLLVFFVTMFSLNDIIFQENVIRIMSASFTGAGFFKGGKTLDFSKLSYLSNSFMSLPSTVRNKQASQTAKNKSMIEFIEKIQSKNIIVRQEERGIVISLAADAFFDSASADVKLEENRDSIQKIASFIGALSSRGYNFKIEGHTDNIDTDVNGPWKSNWDLSVARSVNMLEHILNYLDQSNVKSIENKFEVSGFGGSRPIATDDTPEGRAYNRRIDILITTDASLSFPKEIKQ; this is encoded by the coding sequence ATGGCTTTGCGAATTAAAAAACCTTCAAAATGTGATGAAGGATCTCCAGATTATATGTTGACTTATGGAGACATGGTTACTTTACTGCTTGTGTTTTTTGTTACAATGTTTTCATTAAATGATATTATTTTTCAAGAAAATGTGATAAGGATAATGTCTGCTTCTTTCACAGGTGCGGGATTTTTTAAAGGTGGTAAAACTTTAGATTTTAGTAAACTATCTTATTTGAGCAATAGTTTTATGTCTTTGCCTTCTACTGTGCGCAATAAACAAGCATCTCAAACTGCTAAAAATAAATCTATGATTGAATTTATTGAAAAAATTCAGTCTAAAAATATTATAGTTAGACAGGAAGAAAGAGGGATTGTGATATCTCTTGCAGCAGATGCATTTTTTGATTCTGCTAGTGCAGATGTTAAGCTTGAAGAGAATAGAGATTCTATTCAAAAAATAGCATCTTTTATTGGTGCTTTAAGTTCTAGAGGTTATAATTTTAAAATCGAAGGGCATACAGACAATATTGATACTGATGTAAATGGACCTTGGAAAAGCAATTGGGATCTTTCGGTTGCTAGATCTGTTAATATGCTAGAACATATTTTGAACTATTTGGATCAATCTAATGTTAAAAGCATTGAAAATAAGTTTGAAGTATCTGGTTTTGGCGGAAGTAGGCCTATTGCAACAGACGACACCCCTGAGGGTAGAGCTTATAATAGAAGAATTGATATATTAATTACTACGGATGCATCTTTAAGTTTCCCTAAGGAAATTAAGCAGTAG
- a CDS encoding motility protein A has translation MNLASIIGWGVGFGAILISMAFTPTGLGVFWDLSSVFITVVGSFSALMASSEVVAVKKIPTYLGFFFRRNSYAKISIIKILVELSEKARKEGLLSLDDELEQINDPFFKSGMRLVVDGADPEVIRTMLYLELDQMQERHKVGSDLFKTWAKLAPAFGMTGTLIGLVALLGNLEDKSALGSSMAVALITTLYGTIMANLMFTPVQLKLEKIDSEEAAAKTMIIEGVLSIQSGDNPRILEQKLMTFLTPKDRSQLSSSIGGE, from the coding sequence ATGAATTTAGCTAGTATAATTGGGTGGGGAGTTGGATTTGGAGCTATTTTAATTTCTATGGCATTTACTCCTACAGGACTTGGTGTTTTTTGGGATTTAAGTTCTGTTTTTATTACTGTTGTTGGATCTTTTTCTGCTCTTATGGCTTCTTCAGAAGTTGTTGCTGTAAAAAAAATTCCAACGTATTTGGGATTTTTCTTTAGAAGAAATTCATATGCTAAGATTTCTATTATAAAAATATTAGTAGAGCTTTCAGAAAAGGCTAGAAAAGAAGGTCTTTTATCTCTTGATGATGAACTTGAGCAAATTAATGACCCATTTTTTAAGTCAGGAATGAGGCTTGTTGTTGATGGTGCAGATCCTGAGGTAATTAGAACTATGCTTTATTTAGAGCTTGATCAAATGCAAGAAAGACATAAGGTTGGTTCAGATCTTTTTAAAACTTGGGCAAAGCTTGCTCCAGCTTTTGGAATGACGGGCACCCTTATTGGGCTTGTAGCTCTTCTTGGAAATCTAGAAGATAAGTCTGCGCTTGGTTCTTCTATGGCTGTTGCTCTTATTACAACTCTTTATGGAACCATAATGGCAAATTTAATGTTTACTCCTGTCCAACTTAAGTTAGAAAAAATTGATTCTGAGGAAGCTGCGGCAAAGACAATGATAATTGAGGGTGTTTTATCAATTCAGTCTGGAGATAATCCTAGAATTTTAGAGCAAAAATTAATGACGTTTTTAACTCCCAAAGATCGAAGTCAGCTTAGTAGTAGCATTGGGGGTGAATAA
- a CDS encoding periplasmic-type flagellar collar protein FlbB: protein MNSFLSFFFRAFFLLFLIVILFLFVLFFIDFIGMYNTKRYFPEFVRTKFLGETSLVFDHNSNIILDEARLVKEREAIDIKNQQIEKLKEDLKLKEDSLNKLEFELKQKQKDLDLKQKVIDDIINKYNDEEANILQTAVYLMNMPPEDAVKRLEDLNPELAISYMRKIEELSKKEGRLSIVPYWLSLMDSKKAAILIRKMSVSSLE from the coding sequence GTGAATAGTTTTTTATCGTTTTTTTTTAGGGCATTTTTTTTGTTATTTTTAATTGTTATTTTATTTTTATTTGTATTATTCTTTATTGATTTTATTGGAATGTATAATACTAAAAGATATTTTCCTGAGTTTGTAAGAACTAAGTTTTTAGGAGAAACTTCTCTAGTCTTTGATCATAATTCTAATATAATTCTTGATGAGGCTAGACTTGTGAAGGAAAGAGAAGCTATTGATATTAAGAATCAGCAGATTGAAAAGCTTAAAGAAGATCTAAAGTTAAAAGAAGACAGCTTAAATAAGCTTGAATTTGAGCTTAAGCAAAAACAGAAAGATCTCGATTTAAAACAAAAGGTAATAGATGACATTATAAATAAATATAATGATGAGGAAGCAAATATTTTGCAAACAGCTGTATATTTAATGAATATGCCACCAGAGGATGCTGTTAAGCGGCTTGAGGATTTAAATCCTGAGCTTGCAATATCTTATATGCGGAAAATTGAAGAGCTTTCTAAAAAAGAAGGCCGTCTATCAATTGTTCCTTATTGGTTATCTCTTATGGATTCTAAAAAAGCTGCTATATTGATTAGAAAAATGTCTGTTAGTTCATTGGAGTAG
- the flgD gene encoding flagellar hook assembly protein FlgD translates to MNKMNGVENVSNLNISSKVKKKTDFNVDNISNKVNLGKDDFLKLLITQLRYQDPTNPMKDKEFIAQMAQFSALEQMTNMSKSFEQLSSSLGIRKDLDLLGKVIKFQHGDGEIVEGRVTNIKTGAIPQVMVNGNYYVYKNILSVGLEE, encoded by the coding sequence ATGAATAAAATGAACGGTGTTGAAAATGTTTCTAATTTAAATATTAGTAGCAAAGTTAAAAAAAAAACAGATTTTAATGTTGATAATATATCTAATAAGGTTAATCTTGGCAAAGATGATTTTTTAAAATTGCTCATTACTCAGCTTAGGTATCAAGACCCTACAAATCCAATGAAGGATAAAGAATTTATTGCTCAAATGGCGCAATTTTCGGCTCTTGAGCAAATGACTAATATGAGTAAATCATTTGAACAACTTTCATCTTCTTTAGGAATAAGAAAAGATTTGGATTTATTAGGTAAAGTAATTAAATTTCAGCATGGTGATGGGGAGATTGTTGAAGGTCGTGTCACAAACATTAAGACAGGCGCAATACCTCAAGTTATGGTTAATGGTAATTATTATGTGTATAAAAACATATTATCGGTAGGTTTGGAGGAGTAA
- a CDS encoding flagellar FliJ family protein has product MNDLNFRKQKLNRILTIRTHFRKLSERDLMSINKKISKINQFSDGIPNLLKNLNSFDNLYIRGYMDCLNYKKTQNFKILEELRKHYNECYDIYVDKYREEKKIKTLIKTLNNSIIKNREKKESLLLDEHVNYKVCQNLRNESE; this is encoded by the coding sequence TAATAGAATATTAACGATTAGAACTCACTTTCGAAAGCTAAGCGAGAGAGACTTAATGAGTATAAATAAAAAAATTTCAAAAATAAATCAATTTTCAGATGGAATTCCTAATCTTTTAAAAAACTTGAATAGTTTTGATAATCTTTACATAAGAGGTTATATGGACTGTTTAAATTATAAAAAAACTCAAAATTTTAAAATTCTTGAAGAGCTTAGAAAGCATTATAACGAGTGTTATGATATTTATGTGGATAAATATCGGGAAGAAAAAAAGATTAAAACATTAATAAAAACTTTAAATAATTCTATAATTAAAAATAGAGAAAAAAAAGAAAGCTTGCTGCTAGATGAGCATGTAAATTATAAAGTTTGCCAAAATTTGAGGAATGAAAGTGAATAG
- the flgE gene encoding flagellar hook protein FlgE: MMRSLYSGVSGLQNHQTRMDVVGNNIANVNTIGFKKGRVNFQDMISQSISGASRPTDARGGTNPKQVGLGMNVASIDTIHTQGAFQSTQKVSDLGVSGNGFFILKEGKNLFYTRAGAFDVDSDRHLVNPANGMRIQGWMARDLEGEKVINTASDIEDLIIPIGDKEGAKATKNVTFACNLDKRLPLIQEGASPADIARGTWVVNKSLYDSFGNVSVLELRVVKDLNTPNLWNATVLINGEQNSNFTLGFDNEGALASLNGQPGQKGDILQIPITFNVLGANVGEVGEQQTVNLKLGTVGSYTDSITQFADSSSTKAIIQDGYGMGYMENYEIDQNGVIVGIYSNGIRRDLGKIALASFMNPGGLAKSGDTNFVETSNSGQVRIGETGLAGLGDIRSGVLEMANVDLAEQFTDMIVTQRGFQANAKTITTSDQLLQELVRLKN, from the coding sequence ATGATGAGGTCTTTATATTCTGGTGTTTCTGGTCTTCAGAATCATCAAACAAGAATGGATGTTGTTGGTAACAATATTGCAAATGTAAATACAATTGGTTTTAAAAAGGGAAGAGTAAATTTTCAGGATATGATATCGCAGTCTATTTCTGGAGCTTCTCGCCCTACTGATGCTCGTGGTGGGACTAATCCTAAGCAAGTTGGATTAGGCATGAATGTTGCATCAATTGATACTATTCACACCCAAGGAGCTTTTCAAAGTACTCAAAAAGTATCTGATCTTGGGGTTAGTGGCAATGGATTTTTTATTTTAAAAGAAGGTAAAAATTTGTTTTATACAAGAGCCGGTGCTTTTGATGTGGACTCTGATCGACATCTTGTAAACCCTGCAAATGGAATGCGAATTCAAGGCTGGATGGCAAGAGATTTAGAAGGTGAAAAGGTTATTAATACAGCCTCTGATATTGAGGATTTGATTATTCCGATTGGAGATAAAGAGGGGGCAAAAGCTACTAAAAACGTTACTTTTGCCTGTAATCTTGATAAGAGATTGCCCTTAATTCAAGAAGGCGCAAGTCCTGCAGATATTGCGCGTGGAACTTGGGTTGTTAATAAGTCATTGTATGATAGTTTTGGAAATGTTAGTGTTCTTGAACTTAGGGTTGTAAAAGATTTAAATACTCCTAATTTATGGAATGCAACAGTGTTAATAAATGGTGAGCAAAATTCAAATTTTACACTTGGGTTTGACAATGAAGGAGCATTGGCGTCTTTAAATGGTCAACCAGGTCAAAAAGGAGATATTCTTCAAATTCCTATAACATTTAATGTTTTGGGCGCAAATGTAGGTGAAGTTGGTGAGCAACAAACTGTAAATTTGAAATTGGGAACAGTTGGAAGCTACACCGATTCAATAACTCAGTTTGCTGATTCTAGTAGCACAAAGGCTATTATTCAAGATGGATATGGCATGGGATATATGGAAAATTATGAAATTGATCAAAATGGCGTTATAGTTGGAATTTATTCAAATGGCATAAGACGAGATCTTGGTAAGATTGCTCTTGCTTCTTTTATGAATCCCGGAGGACTTGCAAAATCAGGAGATACTAATTTTGTAGAAACAAGCAATTCAGGTCAAGTTAGAATAGGCGAAACTGGACTTGCTGGACTTGGTGATATTAGATCTGGTGTTTTAGAAATGGCTAATGTTGATCTTGCAGAGCAGTTTACAGATATGATAGTGACCCAAAGAGGATTTCAGGCAAATGCTAAAACTATTACTACTTCTGATCAATTATTGCAAGAACTTGTAAGATTGAAAAATTAA
- a CDS encoding flagellar FlbD family protein translates to MIFVTKLNGDGYYLNPYHIESIEANPDTTILLMNGKKLIVKEKVEEVVNRIKLYRKEVASFEKILGEGNGSVEL, encoded by the coding sequence ATGATTTTTGTAACTAAGCTTAATGGTGATGGATATTATTTAAATCCTTATCATATTGAAAGTATTGAGGCTAATCCTGATACTACAATTCTTCTTATGAATGGTAAGAAGTTAATTGTAAAAGAAAAAGTTGAAGAGGTGGTCAATAGGATTAAGTTATATAGAAAAGAAGTTGCTTCTTTTGAAAAAATTTTAGGAGAAGGAAATGGGAGCGTTGAATTATGA
- a CDS encoding flagellar hook-length control protein FliK has protein sequence MSSLLNLSKAYGNKLNLLNAIKGLNLNVSKVESRENSISFLNIMSSESKKLAKAKFMIFDFFNFFKDNGLIAKNLKKSPLNKSFFIKKLENEAFVSDLKSLIARMSVFLDFEGLNSIKESLSSNFDFLGKEKFFEKIERLCLAFNDLSSFLGFDFLTALIDDYYNHISLNDKKEEKNVINIDVKNFKKNNGDHNDFVFSKFSLNAIDGQNFVDRYKVKEISNDSLKGFVEEFANYNIKNSKEVDSFDFVSSLKPEWNLKINKNIVDKAKVVLKSNNTGEIKLVLKPKELGSIRINLNLDSNNNLLGKIVVDNQNVKMLFDQNMHSLNKMLGESGFNASLNLFLAGENLNSFSKDFKDDSKDQNSYFGYSKFFQIEEEVEFSYDVDKNVNLII, from the coding sequence ATGAGTAGTTTATTAAATTTAAGTAAAGCTTATGGTAACAAATTAAATCTTTTGAATGCAATTAAAGGATTAAATTTAAATGTTTCTAAAGTGGAATCTAGAGAGAATTCGATTTCTTTTTTAAATATTATGTCTTCTGAATCTAAAAAATTAGCTAAGGCAAAATTTATGATATTTGATTTTTTTAATTTTTTTAAAGATAATGGACTTATTGCTAAAAATTTAAAAAAATCACCTTTAAATAAATCCTTTTTTATAAAAAAACTTGAAAATGAGGCTTTTGTTTCCGATTTGAAATCCTTGATTGCTAGAATGAGTGTTTTTTTAGATTTTGAAGGTTTAAATAGCATTAAAGAAAGTTTATCATCTAATTTTGATTTTTTAGGCAAAGAAAAATTTTTTGAAAAAATCGAAAGACTTTGTTTGGCTTTTAATGATTTGAGTTCTTTTTTGGGGTTTGATTTTTTAACTGCTTTGATTGATGATTATTATAATCATATAAGCTTGAATGATAAAAAGGAAGAAAAGAATGTTATTAACATTGATGTGAAAAATTTTAAAAAGAATAATGGTGATCATAATGATTTTGTTTTTTCAAAGTTTAGCTTAAATGCAATTGATGGTCAAAATTTTGTTGATAGGTATAAAGTTAAAGAAATATCAAACGATTCTTTAAAAGGCTTTGTTGAAGAATTTGCTAATTATAACATAAAAAACTCTAAAGAGGTTGATAGTTTTGATTTTGTCAGCAGTTTAAAGCCAGAATGGAATCTTAAGATTAATAAAAATATTGTGGATAAAGCTAAAGTTGTGTTAAAATCGAATAATACAGGAGAGATTAAGTTGGTTTTAAAGCCCAAAGAGCTTGGTAGTATACGAATTAATTTAAACCTTGATTCAAATAATAATTTATTGGGAAAGATCGTAGTGGATAATCAAAATGTTAAAATGCTTTTTGATCAAAATATGCATTCATTAAATAAAATGCTTGGTGAGAGTGGTTTTAATGCTAGCTTAAATCTTTTTCTTGCGGGTGAGAATTTAAATTCTTTTTCTAAAGATTTTAAAGATGACTCTAAGGATCAAAATTCCTATTTTGGTTATAGTAAATTTTTTCAAATTGAAGAAGAAGTTGAATTTTCTTATGATGTAGATAAAAATGTTAATTTAATTATTTAG